One Paenibacillus sp. FSL W8-0186 genomic window carries:
- a CDS encoding PfkB family carbohydrate kinase — translation MLDVIAIGEVLIDFTPAGRTAGGNEQFECNPGGAPANVAAALSRLGARTALVSKVGEDQFGSLLQKTLLNIGVDVTGVSYTKEASTTLSFVHLDDKGNRSFSFFRSPGADTFLHTRDIPLGRIETCQVLHYGSLSMTHEPARTATKTAVLKAKEAGALLSFDPNIRFALWESQEEAKQNILWGLMYADILKVSEEELAFITGTDDVEKGSLELQQQFDITLIVVTLAEKGCYYRLAGQDGYVPGFQVNVIDTTGAGDAFLGCLLYKILEAGSSLNDLSNQQITSMLTFANAGGALVTTRKGALGAMPTTDEINQMIDSNQQVNDEYFRPGFHFSPPSHWLNDPNGLVFYEGTYHLFYQHHPYGNKWGPMHWGHAVSKDLVHWEHMPIALFPDEHGAIFSGCCVVDWKNSSGLFEKSHGLVALFTHADTHPETGQPRQRQSLAYSSDKGQTWQKYEGNPVLAEDELVDFRDPKVFWHSQSGRWIMVLVAGDHVRFYQSKNLREWSFSGEFGRGEGSHDGVWECPDLFELPIDDTGRTKWVLIISIGDNPRCPEGSRTQYFIGEFDGNTFINDNTADHIMWLDYGRDNYAGVSWSDIPEKDGRRVIIGWMSNWKYANETPTGSWRGAMTLPRALSLTERDGSVSLTQMPVRETEQLRKESMRWNDVTVTPKTPFLQKVKEDLLEIEADIDIRSGEEVHIGLTSSGEGEIVIGYDSENQWIFIDRSKSGVTDFHSSFACKHGARIVALNGKIKLHIWLDRNSVEVYADHGLVALTDQIFPDAPIENVEVSTKSGQVVLDSIQIHTLKSITIPGNTAELTVGRDDA, via the coding sequence GTGCTTGATGTTATTGCGATCGGGGAAGTATTGATTGACTTTACTCCGGCAGGCCGTACAGCGGGAGGTAACGAGCAGTTTGAATGCAATCCTGGAGGGGCTCCGGCTAATGTAGCCGCTGCGCTATCCCGATTAGGAGCAAGAACGGCATTGGTTAGCAAGGTCGGGGAGGATCAATTCGGTTCCTTGCTGCAGAAGACTTTACTTAACATCGGTGTGGATGTGACTGGAGTATCTTATACGAAGGAAGCGAGCACTACGCTGTCATTTGTTCATTTGGATGACAAGGGGAATCGCTCCTTCAGCTTCTTCCGGAGCCCGGGAGCGGATACCTTCTTACACACAAGAGATATTCCGCTGGGCAGGATTGAAACGTGCCAAGTATTACATTATGGCTCGTTGTCCATGACTCATGAACCGGCCCGGACGGCAACAAAGACGGCAGTTCTTAAGGCAAAGGAAGCAGGAGCTTTACTTTCGTTCGATCCGAATATCCGGTTTGCGTTATGGGAGAGTCAGGAGGAGGCCAAGCAGAATATTCTTTGGGGCCTGATGTATGCCGATATCTTAAAAGTATCGGAAGAAGAGCTTGCTTTTATTACGGGCACAGATGATGTGGAAAAGGGCTCACTTGAGCTTCAGCAACAGTTTGATATCACGTTAATCGTCGTTACTTTAGCGGAAAAAGGCTGCTATTACCGATTGGCTGGGCAGGATGGATATGTTCCAGGATTTCAAGTAAACGTCATCGACACGACAGGAGCCGGGGATGCCTTTCTGGGCTGCTTGTTATATAAAATCCTGGAAGCAGGAAGCTCTCTGAATGATCTATCCAACCAGCAAATCACTAGCATGCTGACTTTTGCTAATGCCGGCGGAGCGTTGGTAACAACACGAAAGGGGGCTCTTGGAGCAATGCCGACGACAGATGAAATAAATCAGATGATTGATTCCAACCAACAGGTTAATGATGAATATTTCCGACCGGGTTTTCATTTTTCACCTCCATCCCATTGGTTGAATGATCCCAATGGATTAGTTTTTTACGAGGGAACTTATCATTTATTCTACCAGCACCACCCTTACGGAAATAAATGGGGACCGATGCACTGGGGCCATGCGGTAAGCAAAGACCTGGTACATTGGGAGCATATGCCGATCGCCCTGTTCCCGGATGAGCACGGTGCTATTTTCTCGGGCTGCTGTGTGGTGGACTGGAAAAATAGCAGCGGATTGTTCGAAAAATCCCATGGACTGGTTGCGCTCTTTACCCATGCGGATACACATCCGGAGACCGGACAGCCGCGCCAGCGGCAAAGCTTGGCTTACAGCAGTGACAAAGGTCAAACCTGGCAGAAATATGAGGGGAATCCCGTACTTGCAGAGGATGAGCTTGTTGACTTCCGTGACCCGAAGGTGTTCTGGCATTCACAAAGCGGGCGCTGGATTATGGTTCTCGTGGCAGGAGATCATGTCCGGTTCTACCAATCTAAAAATCTGCGTGAATGGTCTTTTAGCGGTGAATTCGGTAGAGGAGAAGGTTCACATGACGGAGTTTGGGAGTGCCCTGATCTGTTTGAATTGCCGATTGATGACACCGGGCGTACCAAATGGGTACTTATCATAAGCATCGGCGATAATCCCAGATGTCCGGAAGGATCACGTACGCAATATTTTATTGGAGAGTTTGACGGAAATACATTCATTAACGACAATACGGCCGATCACATCATGTGGCTGGATTATGGTAGAGACAATTATGCAGGAGTTTCCTGGTCGGATATACCTGAGAAAGACGGACGCCGTGTAATCATCGGGTGGATGAGTAACTGGAAGTATGCCAACGAGACACCTACCGGTTCTTGGAGAGGGGCTATGACTCTACCTCGCGCCTTGTCACTGACCGAACGGGACGGAAGTGTGAGTTTGACCCAAATGCCAGTCCGGGAAACGGAACAGCTTCGCAAAGAATCCATGCGCTGGAATGACGTCACTGTTACGCCGAAGACTCCTTTTTTGCAGAAGGTGAAGGAGGATTTGCTAGAGATTGAAGCGGATATCGATATCCGGTCCGGTGAAGAAGTTCATATCGGATTGACATCCTCTGGGGAGGGAGAGATCGTAATCGGATATGACTCTGAGAATCAATGGATATTCATCGACCGTTCAAAATCGGGGGTTACGGATTTCCACTCATCATTCGCATGCAAGCACGGTGCGAGAATCGTTGCGTTGAACGGAAAGATCAAGCTGCATATCTGGCTGGACCGCAATTCCGTTGAAGTGTATGCGGATCATGGCCTGGTTGCACTGACGGATCAAATTTTTCCTGACGCTCCTATCGAGAATGTCGAGGTAAGCACGAAATCAGGGCAGGTAGTACTGGATTCAATTCAGATCCATACGCTTAAATCCATTACTATTCCCGGTAACACAGCT